From Halotia branconii CENA392, the proteins below share one genomic window:
- a CDS encoding TIGR02450 family Trp-rich protein — protein sequence MTKKQKFPYLVGSKWTTQQKIDGWRHFQVVNRKNQGKWVYAEMVAACDPKVRFWVNAKLLQDNSQWQPGWQSLQEIEQSNLIP from the coding sequence ATGACCAAAAAACAGAAATTTCCTTACCTAGTTGGCTCTAAGTGGACAACGCAGCAAAAAATAGATGGTTGGAGACACTTTCAAGTTGTCAACCGCAAAAATCAGGGGAAGTGGGTGTATGCCGAAATGGTCGCCGCTTGTGACCCTAAAGTCCGCTTTTGGGTCAACGCTAAATTATTACAAGATAACTCCCAGTGGCAACCAGGCTGGCAATCATTGCAAGAAATTGAACAATCTAACTTGATTCCCTAA
- the leuB gene encoding 3-isopropylmalate dehydrogenase, with product MTQNYRITLLPGDGIGPEIMAVAVDVLKVVGKQFDLQFEFQEALIGGAAIDAIGEPLPSTTLDTCRNSDAVLLAAIGGYKWDSLPSHLRPEAGLLGLRAGLGLFANLRPAQILPQLIDASTLKREVVEGVDIMVVRELTGGIYFGKPKGIFATETGEKRGVNTMVYTEAEIDRIGRVAFETARKRQGKLCSVDKANVLEVSQLWRDRITKLAAEYPDVELSHLYVDNAAMQLLRAPKQFDTIVTGNLFGDILSDAAAMLTGSIGMLPSASLGAAEAGVFEPVHGSAPDIAGQDKANPLAQILSTAMMLRYGLDQPQAADFIEKAVLQVLAQGDRTGDIMSEGMNLLGCRAMGDALIKTIEKK from the coding sequence ATGACTCAGAACTACCGCATTACCTTACTTCCCGGCGATGGCATTGGCCCCGAAATTATGGCCGTAGCGGTAGATGTGCTGAAAGTTGTAGGGAAGCAATTTGATCTTCAGTTTGAATTTCAAGAAGCATTAATTGGCGGTGCAGCAATTGATGCTATAGGCGAACCCCTACCATCTACTACTTTAGATACTTGCCGTAATAGTGATGCTGTCTTACTTGCCGCTATTGGTGGTTATAAGTGGGATTCTCTACCATCTCATTTACGCCCAGAAGCAGGTTTGTTGGGGTTACGTGCAGGATTGGGATTATTTGCCAATTTACGCCCAGCTCAAATTTTACCCCAACTCATTGACGCTTCGACTTTGAAGCGCGAAGTTGTAGAAGGCGTAGATATTATGGTGGTGCGCGAACTCACAGGCGGGATTTATTTCGGTAAACCCAAGGGAATTTTTGCCACTGAGACAGGTGAAAAACGGGGTGTAAATACGATGGTTTACACCGAAGCAGAAATTGACCGAATTGGCCGGGTGGCTTTTGAAACGGCACGGAAACGCCAAGGCAAACTTTGTTCAGTAGATAAAGCCAATGTATTAGAAGTATCTCAGTTATGGCGCGATCGCATCACCAAACTTGCCGCCGAATATCCCGATGTCGAACTATCTCACCTCTATGTCGATAATGCTGCCATGCAGTTGTTACGCGCTCCTAAGCAGTTCGATACGATTGTCACAGGCAATTTATTTGGTGATATTCTTTCTGATGCTGCGGCCATGCTCACAGGTAGTATTGGCATGTTACCATCTGCTAGCTTAGGCGCTGCTGAGGCTGGTGTGTTTGAACCAGTTCATGGTTCCGCCCCAGATATTGCAGGACAAGATAAAGCCAACCCCTTGGCACAGATTTTAAGTACGGCGATGATGTTACGTTACGGTTTAGACCAGCCCCAAGCCGCAGACTTTATTGAAAAAGCCGTCTTGCAAGTTTTAGCACAAGGCGATCGCACTGGAGATATCATGTCTGAAGGAATGAATTTACTAGGTTGCCGTGCTATGGGTGACGCATTAATTAAAACAATCGAAAAAAAATAA
- a CDS encoding PadR family transcriptional regulator produces MFRQLHSRFPVPAHAGEGFVHQFSMSRRHGHRGSSGGGWQEEPRTRRGDIKFMLLGLLSERSQHGYELIKELENRRGGFRRLSPGSVYPTLQMLEEGGYLTSEQVEGRRVYTITESGRQLLSDRKQHNDARNTHGSFTENKSSELIELRRTLTQLNDAVTQIARSGNLEQALQVRDLLVQVKREIYKFLAEQ; encoded by the coding sequence ATGTTTAGACAACTTCATTCACGTTTTCCTGTACCAGCCCATGCCGGAGAAGGATTTGTCCATCAATTTTCTATGAGTAGGCGACATGGACACAGAGGTTCATCTGGCGGTGGCTGGCAAGAAGAGCCTCGCACCCGTCGCGGTGACATCAAATTTATGCTGCTTGGGCTTTTGTCTGAGCGTTCCCAGCATGGTTATGAACTGATTAAGGAGCTAGAAAACCGTCGCGGAGGCTTTCGCCGCCTAAGTCCAGGTTCAGTCTATCCAACGCTTCAAATGTTGGAAGAAGGCGGTTATTTAACTAGTGAACAAGTCGAAGGTAGGCGTGTCTACACAATTACAGAAAGTGGTAGACAGTTATTGAGCGATCGCAAACAGCATAATGATGCCAGAAACACTCATGGCAGTTTTACAGAAAACAAGTCTTCGGAATTGATTGAGTTGCGGCGGACTTTAACACAATTGAATGATGCAGTCACACAAATTGCGCGCAGTGGCAATTTAGAGCAAGCTTTGCAAGTACGCGATCTATTAGTTCAGGTAAAGCGTGAGATTTACAAGTTTCTGGCCGAGCAGTAA
- a CDS encoding glycosyltransferase family 39 protein, protein MKRSPLLFAIFLISLTLRTLEITASLNTDEGLWIYRGSQFIKHLLEGDLIGTFLKHHPGVPNMWLSGSSMWLNCWLHKLFPSLIDIDLPLNVGACLNIQEFPIPLYIIPRLAQAVITSACMVYLYILAKRLFSKAVALCTVSLLLLEPFFLAYQRFITTDALQADFAVLAILLFLLYLRKDGERKSLLLSGLFLGLATAAKITALFLLPAVALLIILIELGVWQSSFPKRGWKRQFQDFAFWVTTIVVVFILIFPAMWVSPGYVFTKIYKGVLQESDRGFLFFLGQLTHSPGILFYPLVLAYRLSPVLQAGLLATGTVLLIPKLRRQQQKVPELTALILISLCVLLILSLSDNKIDRYINLCLPVLGLLGAVGWLKIISGMKYWLGDRVPNFLIDRGLLTALTLLLLQLIFLLPHYPYYLTYYNPLLGGVKVAQNIFMIGQGEGLEKAAQWLNQSPNVKEIKVASWYSRYFATYFHGETLPIDKRISSGIQPWTQANRVVFYKNQLQRQLPEPKILNYFAMQQPLYTVRLHDVDYVWVYPGALPLAEDIKHIQFPLSLSFGEQVRLLGYDLNQTKVSTNGDLIITFYWQFLTPLPADVLLQIGWRDRFTDASGADNDNPTKFSHTFLLDGYVSPEQISRGTVLRDVHKLKISPTQSSHSYQLKAKLFSPSQEKVLGQAVIK, encoded by the coding sequence ATGAAACGTTCCCCGTTATTATTTGCCATCTTCCTCATCTCATTAACGCTACGAACCTTAGAAATCACTGCTTCTCTTAATACAGATGAGGGGTTGTGGATATATCGTGGCAGTCAATTTATTAAACACTTGTTAGAGGGAGATTTAATCGGTACTTTTCTCAAGCATCACCCTGGGGTTCCCAACATGTGGCTGAGTGGTAGCAGTATGTGGTTAAATTGCTGGCTACACAAGCTTTTTCCCAGCTTGATAGATATAGATTTGCCCTTAAATGTGGGGGCTTGTTTGAATATTCAAGAGTTTCCCATTCCTTTATATATAATTCCCCGCTTAGCGCAAGCAGTAATCACTTCTGCTTGTATGGTGTATTTATATATACTCGCTAAACGTTTATTTAGTAAAGCCGTAGCCCTGTGTACCGTTAGCTTACTGCTATTAGAGCCATTCTTTTTAGCATATCAACGCTTTATTACTACTGATGCACTACAAGCTGATTTTGCTGTTTTGGCTATACTGCTGTTTCTTTTATATTTGCGAAAAGATGGGGAACGCAAATCTCTTTTATTGTCGGGATTATTTTTAGGACTAGCTACGGCAGCAAAAATAACTGCGTTATTTTTATTACCTGCTGTTGCTTTATTAATAATATTAATTGAGTTAGGAGTATGGCAAAGTAGTTTTCCTAAAAGAGGTTGGAAGCGGCAATTTCAGGATTTTGCATTTTGGGTAACCACTATTGTTGTAGTGTTTATTCTGATTTTTCCCGCAATGTGGGTTTCACCTGGATATGTTTTCACTAAGATATACAAGGGTGTTTTGCAAGAGTCTGATCGCGGATTTCTTTTTTTCTTAGGACAACTCACTCATTCCCCAGGAATCCTTTTTTATCCGTTAGTGTTAGCATATCGCCTCTCACCTGTGCTGCAAGCAGGGTTATTAGCAACTGGTACAGTATTGCTGATACCAAAACTGCGCCGTCAGCAGCAAAAAGTGCCTGAATTGACAGCACTCATCCTGATTTCTCTGTGTGTGCTGCTGATACTATCGCTAAGTGACAACAAAATAGACCGTTATATTAATCTTTGCTTACCTGTCCTGGGATTGCTAGGGGCGGTTGGTTGGCTAAAAATAATTTCTGGGATGAAATATTGGCTAGGCGATCGCGTCCCTAACTTCCTTATTGATCGCGGACTGCTGACAGCATTAACTTTATTACTGTTGCAACTTATCTTCCTTTTACCCCACTATCCCTATTACTTGACTTACTATAATCCTTTGCTGGGTGGTGTAAAAGTAGCCCAAAATATATTTATGATTGGTCAAGGGGAAGGTTTAGAAAAAGCTGCACAATGGTTAAATCAGTCACCTAATGTCAAAGAAATTAAAGTAGCTAGTTGGTATAGTCGATATTTTGCCACTTATTTCCACGGTGAAACCTTACCCATAGACAAGCGTATTTCATCGGGAATCCAACCTTGGACACAGGCGAATCGAGTAGTATTTTACAAAAATCAATTGCAGCGTCAATTGCCAGAACCAAAGATATTGAATTATTTTGCTATGCAGCAACCTCTATACACTGTACGGCTGCATGATGTTGACTATGTATGGGTTTATCCTGGCGCATTACCTTTAGCTGAAGATATAAAACATATCCAGTTTCCTTTGTCTTTGTCTTTCGGTGAGCAAGTACGGCTACTAGGTTATGACTTGAATCAAACAAAAGTGTCTACAAATGGAGATTTGATTATCACATTTTATTGGCAATTTCTCACACCACTACCAGCAGATGTTTTACTTCAAATTGGTTGGCGCGATCGCTTTACTGATGCTTCGGGTGCAGACAATGACAATCCAACTAAGTTTTCTCATACATTTTTGCTAGACGGATACGTTTCTCCTGAACAAATAAGTAGAGGTACGGTATTGCGGGATGTCCACAAGCTGAAAATTTCCCCTACTCAATCATCACATTCTTACCAACTTAAGGCGAAATTATTTTCCCCTAGCCAAGAAAAAGTATTAGGACAAGCAGTTATAAAATGA
- a CDS encoding MFS transporter, producing MNSVPLETAASLTLEIPQTVTPQITLPPISTLSPRISKNAIRTSLKASTTDAVLATVFSITTGGILLSNFLVELDASPVVFGMLSSIPMLVNLIQPFGAYLSERTTSRLRYSLWIHGISRLLWLILVVGIAIFNWGGLNSHQLVVLTLLIVLFSHLVGGLGSASWLSWLAMIVPRRLRGRYFGLRNSAASMTNLLCVPLAGLTISHWYGGSLQGYGVVLLVGTVLGIVGLGCQCLKADVNPQLQNIVFQPPQNSTSAADENEQICIPKITPPQNDFVSSIWKNSNFLMFLLYFSFWMLAINLSAPFFNFYMLETLHLDVSLVTIYSSLQAGANLLMLVLWGKLADKIGNRLILISVGILVAVIPLFWLGINTDSFDLWLWLPLLHILIGGTGAAVDLCNNNMQLDITPIRNQSIYFAIAAAVAGVSGALGTTIGSLIAQFTGSGGLLGLFALSSLLRLVALTPLMFVKEPGR from the coding sequence ATGAATTCTGTTCCCCTTGAAACAGCTGCATCTCTAACTCTAGAAATTCCCCAGACTGTTACACCACAAATTACACTTCCTCCAATCTCAACACTCAGTCCTCGAATTTCTAAGAATGCTATTCGCACCAGTTTAAAAGCTTCCACTACAGATGCCGTTCTAGCAACGGTTTTTTCTATAACGACTGGCGGAATCCTACTGAGTAATTTTCTAGTGGAATTAGATGCTAGTCCAGTGGTATTTGGGATGCTATCTTCTATCCCCATGCTGGTGAATCTTATTCAACCCTTCGGTGCTTACCTATCAGAACGTACCACCAGTCGCCTGCGGTATTCTCTTTGGATTCATGGAATTTCTCGGCTACTATGGCTAATTTTAGTTGTGGGCATTGCTATCTTCAATTGGGGAGGTTTAAATTCCCACCAGTTAGTAGTATTGACACTTTTGATTGTCTTATTTAGCCATCTTGTGGGAGGACTAGGAAGCGCATCGTGGTTAAGTTGGCTAGCAATGATAGTTCCTCGACGACTACGAGGTAGGTATTTTGGCTTACGCAATAGCGCTGCCAGTATGACTAATTTGCTGTGTGTCCCTTTGGCAGGTCTAACCATATCACATTGGTATGGCGGGAGTTTACAAGGTTATGGGGTGGTACTGCTAGTAGGTACTGTGTTGGGGATAGTGGGCTTGGGATGTCAATGCTTGAAAGCGGATGTGAATCCACAACTACAAAATATCGTTTTCCAGCCTCCTCAAAACTCAACAAGTGCAGCTGATGAAAATGAGCAAATTTGTATACCTAAGATTACTCCACCACAAAATGATTTTGTCAGCAGCATCTGGAAAAACTCTAACTTTTTGATGTTTTTGCTTTATTTCAGTTTTTGGATGCTGGCTATTAATCTCAGCGCTCCTTTTTTTAACTTCTACATGTTAGAAACACTACATTTAGATGTAAGTTTGGTAACAATTTATAGTAGTTTGCAAGCGGGAGCAAATTTGCTCATGCTTGTTTTGTGGGGCAAATTAGCAGATAAAATCGGCAATCGTCTAATTTTAATCTCGGTGGGGATTTTAGTGGCAGTGATACCACTATTTTGGCTAGGAATAAATACTGACAGCTTTGATTTATGGTTATGGTTGCCGCTATTACATATTTTGATTGGAGGGACTGGGGCAGCAGTTGACTTATGTAATAACAATATGCAATTAGATATTACACCAATTAGAAATCAGTCTATTTATTTTGCGATCGCAGCTGCCGTCGCTGGTGTCAGCGGTGCTTTAGGTACAACCATCGGCAGTTTAATTGCCCAATTTACGGGATCTGGAGGATTACTAGGATTGTTTGCTTTATCTAGTCTGTTGCGATTAGTAGCACTCACCCCACTAATGTTTGTAAAAGAACCAGGACGATAA
- a CDS encoding precorrin-8X methylmutase: MSDYIRDASEIYRNSFAIIRSEANLDVLPPDVAKVAVRLIHACGMTDIVTDLGYSSTAVQAGRAALAAGAAILCDCRMVAEGVTRKRLSANNPVICTLYEPEVPEMAKRLGTTRSAAALELWHSYLEGAVVAIGNAPTALFRLLEMLDEGAPKPALILGFPVGFVGAAESKAALAADSRNVPFITLHGRRGGSAIAAAAVNALATEEE, encoded by the coding sequence ATGTCCGATTACATCCGAGATGCTAGTGAAATTTATCGCAATTCCTTTGCCATTATCCGGTCGGAAGCTAACTTAGATGTGCTGCCACCAGATGTAGCAAAAGTTGCAGTGCGTCTGATTCATGCCTGTGGAATGACTGATATTGTCACTGATTTGGGATATTCATCAACGGCGGTACAAGCGGGACGAGCTGCCCTAGCGGCAGGAGCAGCAATTTTGTGTGACTGTCGCATGGTTGCGGAAGGCGTTACCAGAAAGCGGTTGTCAGCGAATAATCCAGTAATTTGTACGCTGTATGAGCCAGAAGTCCCAGAAATGGCTAAACGCCTTGGTACTACAAGGTCAGCAGCAGCTTTGGAATTGTGGCACTCTTATCTAGAAGGAGCAGTTGTGGCTATTGGTAATGCACCCACAGCCCTATTCCGCCTGCTGGAAATGCTTGACGAGGGAGCGCCTAAACCAGCGCTGATTTTGGGTTTTCCAGTGGGATTTGTGGGTGCAGCCGAATCAAAGGCAGCATTGGCAGCAGATAGCAGAAATGTCCCTTTTATAACTTTACATGGTCGGCGTGGTGGCAGTGCGATCGCCGCTGCCGCAGTTAATGCCCTAGCAACGGAGGAGGAATGA
- a CDS encoding precorrin-2 C(20)-methyltransferase, whose protein sequence is MTAKGRLYGIGVGPGDPELLTLKALRLLRAAPVVAYQSATDKESIARAIAAQYLTGNQIEVSYHLPRALEPEKAESIYDKEVEPIAQHLAAGRDVAVLCEGDPFFYGSFMYVFTRLSEHYQTEVVPGVSSLMACPVALGVPFTYYNDILTVLPAPMPAEQLTTQLLTTDAAAIMKLGRHFTKVRDVLHQLGLASRALYIERATTARQRIIPLDEVNPAEVPYFAMIVIPTKNRL, encoded by the coding sequence ATGACAGCTAAAGGTCGTCTCTATGGAATTGGTGTAGGGCCTGGTGATCCAGAACTATTGACCCTCAAAGCGTTGCGGCTATTACGGGCTGCCCCTGTGGTTGCTTATCAATCGGCAACAGACAAAGAAAGTATAGCGCGGGCGATCGCTGCACAGTATCTAACTGGCAATCAAATCGAGGTATCATATCACCTCCCCCGTGCTTTAGAGCCTGAGAAAGCTGAGTCTATTTACGATAAGGAAGTTGAACCAATTGCTCAACATTTAGCTGCTGGGCGAGATGTAGCGGTACTGTGTGAAGGCGACCCGTTTTTCTACGGCTCATTTATGTATGTGTTCACGCGCTTATCTGAGCATTACCAAACAGAAGTCGTCCCTGGAGTTTCTTCACTCATGGCTTGTCCTGTGGCATTGGGTGTACCGTTTACCTATTACAACGATATTTTGACTGTCCTCCCTGCTCCCATGCCAGCAGAACAATTGACTACACAATTGCTGACGACTGATGCAGCGGCCATTATGAAGCTAGGCCGGCATTTTACCAAAGTGCGGGATGTGTTACATCAATTGGGCTTAGCATCACGGGCGCTCTATATTGAACGGGCGACAACGGCACGGCAACGAATTATACCGCTTGATGAAGTTAATCCGGCGGAAGTACCCTATTTTGCAATGATTGTGATCCCAACCAAAAATCGACTGTAA
- a CDS encoding helix-turn-helix domain-containing protein: MAMTSVYVLKIAENHTIEIAQDELRSLLGEIEAELHRSQVYRRAVASLQKLLGSSNEHAKTLFKAVGREAIGLAFQQFAQKHPHVTDTDPPTDTAAVLSNVEQENVTDLSACIANVKLNSQNTSTNTNEENLMSASTMVANTTINFMKKSESNLPVAILMKWLKPNKQPSKTEIVNQAAEQRLEQLRQIGQQLKQAREAQGLSLRQLNIYTHIAIHQMEALENGNFELLPEDILVRGFIRLMGNALGLNGTILATSLPATETAKSVIPSLSGSKNMPGGLGIAISPTHLYIGYTALVAGAVGGLSLISQQVNPDKGLNPNIIVIPPSSISQSPQNTEPTVKPGLKANTTGITVGSDIAPPEAF; the protein is encoded by the coding sequence ATGGCTATGACATCCGTTTATGTATTAAAAATTGCTGAAAATCATACTATTGAAATTGCTCAAGATGAATTGCGATCGCTATTAGGTGAAATTGAAGCTGAATTACATCGTAGTCAAGTTTATCGTCGTGCTGTTGCTAGTTTACAAAAATTACTAGGTTCTTCAAACGAACATGCCAAGACTTTATTTAAAGCTGTAGGTAGAGAAGCCATTGGTTTAGCATTTCAGCAGTTTGCCCAAAAACATCCACACGTTACAGATACTGATCCACCTACGGATACTGCTGCCGTTTTATCAAATGTTGAACAAGAAAATGTTACTGACTTATCAGCTTGTATAGCTAATGTTAAATTAAATTCTCAAAATACTAGTACAAATACTAATGAAGAAAATTTAATGTCGGCATCTACAATGGTAGCAAATACAACTATCAATTTTATGAAAAAATCAGAAAGCAACCTTCCAGTAGCAATACTGATGAAGTGGCTAAAACCAAATAAACAACCTTCAAAAACTGAAATAGTCAATCAAGCTGCTGAACAACGCTTGGAACAATTACGTCAAATCGGTCAGCAATTAAAACAAGCTCGTGAAGCTCAAGGTCTTTCTTTAAGACAACTTAATATTTATACTCATATCGCTATCCATCAAATGGAAGCGTTAGAAAATGGCAATTTTGAGTTATTGCCAGAAGATATTTTGGTACGTGGTTTTATTCGCCTAATGGGCAATGCTTTAGGACTAAACGGCACAATTTTAGCTACCTCTTTACCTGCAACTGAGACAGCGAAATCGGTTATACCTTCTTTGTCTGGTTCTAAAAATATGCCTGGAGGATTGGGAATAGCAATCAGCCCCACACATTTATATATAGGTTATACAGCTCTTGTTGCTGGGGCTGTGGGAGGATTATCTTTAATTTCTCAGCAAGTAAATCCTGACAAAGGACTGAATCCAAATATCATCGTTATTCCCCCGTCATCTATTTCTCAATCACCTCAAAATACTGAACCGACTGTTAAACCAGGACTAAAGGCTAATACTACTGGTATCACTGTTGGTTCAGATATTGCTCCACCAGAGGCATTTTAA
- the accD gene encoding acetyl-CoA carboxylase, carboxyltransferase subunit beta, whose protein sequence is MANNEESRGLKSLFDWFANRRKSGSTSPERQEREIADGLWNKCSQCGVLTYTKDLRINQMVCVECGHHNRVDSDERIRQLIDPNTWRPIDENLRPTDPLQFRDRKSYSDRLRETEEKVGLIDAVKTGLGQINGLHIALGVMDFRFMGGSMGSVVGEKLTRLIEQATQRRYPVIIVCTSGGARMQEGMLSLMQMAKISAALERHRNAKLLYIPVLTNPTTGGVTASFAMLGDIILAEPKATIGFAGRRVIEQTLREKLPEDFQTAEDLLKHGFVDDIVPRTQLKNTLAQLIALHQPIPNTPPMVLWETMTLSSTAAE, encoded by the coding sequence ATGGCGAACAACGAAGAATCACGCGGTTTAAAGTCTCTGTTTGATTGGTTTGCAAACCGACGTAAATCAGGATCTACCAGCCCCGAACGCCAAGAACGTGAAATTGCTGATGGACTGTGGAATAAGTGTTCTCAATGTGGTGTATTGACTTATACAAAAGACTTGAGAATCAATCAAATGGTTTGTGTTGAGTGTGGTCATCATAATCGGGTGGATAGTGATGAACGCATCCGGCAATTGATAGATCCAAACACCTGGAGACCGATAGATGAAAATCTGCGACCGACAGATCCCTTGCAATTTCGCGATCGCAAATCTTATAGCGATCGCCTACGAGAAACAGAAGAAAAAGTTGGCTTAATAGACGCAGTTAAAACTGGTTTAGGTCAAATTAATGGCTTACACATTGCCCTTGGTGTGATGGATTTTCGCTTCATGGGCGGTAGTATGGGTTCGGTCGTAGGAGAAAAACTCACTCGTTTGATTGAACAAGCGACTCAGCGACGGTATCCCGTGATTATTGTCTGTACATCAGGTGGCGCTAGAATGCAAGAGGGTATGCTTTCCCTAATGCAGATGGCCAAGATATCCGCAGCCCTAGAACGCCATCGCAATGCAAAACTGTTGTACATTCCTGTTTTGACAAATCCTACCACTGGTGGCGTTACTGCTAGTTTTGCCATGTTAGGAGATATCATTTTGGCAGAACCAAAAGCAACTATTGGCTTTGCAGGTCGGCGAGTGATTGAGCAAACACTACGGGAAAAACTACCAGAAGACTTTCAAACTGCGGAAGATTTACTGAAACACGGTTTTGTCGATGATATTGTACCCCGTACCCAGTTAAAGAACACCTTAGCGCAATTGATCGCCTTGCACCAACCCATACCCAATACCCCTCCAATGGTGTTATGGGAGACAATGACCTTAAGTTCCACGGCCGCTGAATAA
- a CDS encoding HAD family hydrolase produces MLTAILFDLDGTIVNTDPIHYQAWKQTLLSYDIEIDEIFYKSRISGRLNPEIVKDILPQLSLAAGQRFADEKEALFRYKAGELKPLSGFAELIAWTDAHQLKRALVTNAPRLNAEFMLKVLGIQAAFHTVVLAEDCLAGKPDPTPYQVALEKLEIKAEEAIALEDSPSGIRAAIAANIRTIGIASTYDPQILREIGAFMAIPDFTDLQLWTLLNSLIESDLSAINS; encoded by the coding sequence ATGCTAACTGCAATTCTCTTTGATTTGGACGGCACTATTGTTAACACTGATCCTATACACTACCAAGCTTGGAAACAAACTTTGTTGAGTTATGACATCGAAATTGATGAGATATTTTATAAATCTAGGATTAGTGGTCGCTTAAACCCAGAAATTGTCAAAGATATATTGCCGCAGTTATCACTAGCAGCAGGTCAACGATTTGCAGATGAAAAAGAAGCGCTGTTTCGCTATAAGGCTGGGGAACTGAAACCACTAAGTGGTTTTGCCGAATTAATAGCCTGGACAGATGCACATCAACTCAAACGCGCTTTAGTAACTAATGCACCTAGATTAAATGCAGAATTTATGCTAAAGGTTCTAGGAATCCAAGCAGCTTTCCACACAGTTGTTTTAGCAGAAGATTGTCTAGCAGGTAAACCTGATCCCACTCCTTATCAAGTCGCCTTAGAAAAATTGGAAATCAAAGCAGAAGAAGCGATCGCATTAGAAGACTCTCCCTCTGGCATTCGGGCTGCGATCGCTGCTAACATTCGTACTATTGGTATTGCCTCTACTTATGATCCCCAGATTTTGCGAGAAATTGGCGCATTTATGGCAATTCCAGACTTTACCGATTTGCAGTTGTGGACATTGTTGAACTCATTGATTGAGTCCGATTTAAGTGCGATCAATTCATAA
- a CDS encoding prepilin peptidase → MDILMVAPASVIVFTLGASIGSFINVVVYRLPAKLSILWPPSRCPRCLNQLKAYDNVPVLGWVWLKGRCRYCKSKISARYPVVEVITGIIFLLIFLVFKVSIETLGYWVFCSWLLALSLIDLDTMTLPNALTQSGLVAGMVFQMIVGFLSAASWVGLINHLMMAIIGAVLGLWLFEAIALISSVALGKTAMGAGDAKLAAMMGAWLGWKCLLLAGFIACAVGALVGITGIILSQRKLGQKIPFGPFLALGAVISVFGGQTILSAYLRLFFSTS, encoded by the coding sequence ATGGACATTTTGATGGTCGCACCTGCAAGTGTGATTGTTTTCACTTTGGGTGCATCTATTGGCAGCTTTATCAACGTTGTAGTTTATCGCCTACCAGCTAAGTTATCTATTCTTTGGCCGCCTTCCCGCTGTCCCCGTTGTTTAAACCAGCTAAAAGCTTACGATAATGTCCCTGTGCTGGGATGGGTATGGTTAAAAGGACGATGCCGATATTGTAAAAGCAAGATTTCTGCCCGTTATCCTGTGGTAGAAGTAATAACAGGTATCATATTTTTACTGATTTTTTTAGTATTTAAAGTCTCAATTGAGACATTAGGATATTGGGTCTTTTGCAGTTGGTTATTGGCACTATCGCTAATTGACTTAGACACGATGACATTACCCAACGCCCTGACTCAGTCGGGGTTAGTCGCGGGGATGGTTTTTCAAATGATAGTTGGTTTTTTATCAGCAGCCAGTTGGGTAGGATTAATCAATCACCTAATGATGGCGATCATCGGAGCAGTATTAGGGTTATGGTTATTTGAAGCGATCGCTCTTATTAGTTCAGTTGCCTTAGGTAAAACTGCAATGGGGGCAGGTGACGCGAAATTAGCAGCCATGATGGGAGCTTGGTTAGGCTGGAAATGTTTGCTCTTAGCTGGATTTATTGCCTGTGCAGTAGGGGCATTAGTAGGTATCACTGGCATCATTCTATCGCAACGTAAATTGGGACAAAAGATACCTTTTGGCCCCTTTTTGGCATTAGGAGCAGTGATTAGTGTGTTTGGCGGCCAAACAATTTTATCTGCTTATCTGCGGTTGTTTTTTTCTACAAGTTAA